Proteins encoded within one genomic window of Papio anubis isolate 15944 chromosome X, Panubis1.0, whole genome shotgun sequence:
- the SPRY3 gene encoding protein sprouty homolog 3: MDAAVTDDFQQILPIEQLRSTHASNDYVERPPAPCKQALSSPSLIVQTHKSDWSLATMPTSLPRSLSQCHQLQPLPQHLSQSSIASSMSHSTTASDQRLLASITPSPSGQSIIRTQPGAGVHPKADGALKGEAEQSAGHPSEHLFICEECGRCKCVPCTAARPLPSCWLCNQRCLCSAESLLDYGTCLCCVKGLFYHCSTDDEDNCADEPCSCGPSSCFVRWAAMSLISLFLPCLCCYLPTRGCLHLCQRGYDSLRRPGCRCKRHTNTVCRKISSGSAPFPKAQEKSV; encoded by the coding sequence ATGGATGCTGCGGTGACAGATGATTTTCAACAAATTCTGCCTATTGAACAGCTGCGCTCTACTCATGCTAGCAATGACTATGTGGAACGGCCTCCAGCCCCCTGTAAACAGGCCCTCTCAAGCCCTTCCCTTATTGTGCAAACCCACAAGTCTGATTGGTCTCTGGCTACCATGCCTACTTCTCTCCCCCGTAGTCTCAGCCAGTGCCATCAACTGCAGCCCTTGCCTCAGCATCTGAGCCAATCTAGCATTGCCAGCTCAATGTCTCATAGCACCACTGCCTCTGATCAAAGGCTCTTGGCCAGCATTACACCCTCACCTTCAGGCCAATCCATCATCCGAACCCAGCCTGGAGCAGGGGTCCACCCAAAGGCTGATGGTGCTCTGAAGGGAGAAGCTGAGCAATCTGCAGGGCACCCTAGTGAGCACCTCTTCATCTGTGAGGAGTGTGGGCGCTGCAAGTGTGTCCCCTGCACAGCAGCTCGCCCTCTCCCCTCCTGCTGGCTGTGCAACCAGCGTTGCCTTTGCTCTGCTGAGAGCCTCCTCGATTATGGCACTTGTCTCTGCTGTGTCAAGGGCCTCTTCTACCACTGCTCCACTGATGATGAAGACAACTGTGCTGATGAGCCCTGCTCTTGTGGGCCTAGTTCTTGCTTCGTCCGCTGGGCAGCCATGAGCCTCATCTCCCTCTTCCTACCCTGCCTGTGCTGCTACCTGCCTACCCGTGGATGCCTCCATCTGTGCCAACGGGGCTACGATAGCCTCCGGCGACCAGGCTGCCGCTGCAAGAGGCACACCAACACTGTGTGCAGAAAGATCTCTTCTGGTAGTGCACCCTTCCCCAAGGCCCAGGAAAAGTCTGTATGA